The window TATCGTGCTTTTTTACGTAATATTGTGAAATTGTCAAAAAAAATCCAGAATTCATTCACAAGTTATATATGtacaaatttaataaaaatatttaaaaagtaGGCTTTTTCTTCAAAGTAAAcacgattttatttttaaagtcTTTATTATGCACCCTTTTCCtgttaatcaattaatttgcTATAATATTTCCTCCAACTCAATCTTACCTTCTGCGCAGCTTGTTAGTGGCTAAATCGCTTTAAATTTCTCCATTCAGAGGCACGTGAACCTGATGAGAAGTCAACCAATAGGCGGTGGTCAGTGAAGCCCGCATTCTGACGGTCAGTCATCTGTCAGACCTCGCTTCCGATCGAGTAACCTAGAGACAGAGGGAGTGAAGCATCACGTATATaatagagtgagagagagagagagagagagagagagggagggagagggagggagacCATCAATGGTAACTGACGCCGGTGACAGCCAGAGATAACTTGGCTCTGGAAACGGAAAAGTGAATTTTCAAATGGCTGTCTGCATAAATATTATCTTATATACAAAGGGGCGGCATGTAAAGGCTGCCATTAGTGACAAAAAAAGCCGCCGCCAATTCAACTCTCTCACCGCAGAATTTAGCCGCCGCTTATGTGCCGACATCGCGGCGGTTTATGAATTGCCACGAATTAAGCTCCGGGATAAATAAAATCTGTGGTAGTGTCAGTTAAGCCTGCCGTATCTGATATATGGAAGTCAGTTTCGGTCGGTTAGTGAAGTCCGCCGTATCTGGTATTAAGGTTCAGAtgagtgatcaagaaaagGGAATGGACAGCTCTCTTGAATCACTCAAGCCTTAATTAACAAATCAATTTTTGTAGGTTTTGTACAATAAATTTTGCATTTCTACAGATATTAATCTAGCTTTTGAAGAGCTTCACAGCCCAAATGTACCCCTCAATCCTCTTTCGCAACAGGTCCGATtttaggaggaaaaaaaatcgattGAACTAGCTATGTGTTAAGCATTTGGGGCCAACTACCTCAGGTATTATGAGGTTGGCAAGGTTACATAGTAGATTGTCCACCATTCAGTTCAATCCGGAAATATCGAACCGAACATAACCCAGGGAGAAGCAACTCTTGCACAAACCTAGAAGTTACTTTATTtaaattctctttttttcggtaCTCTTTGTTTaaattctttatattttcaataggTCAGTATCATATATACACATGGAATTTTTACCTATCTACACATGGAATTTTTCATGGACTAAAAGATGGAGGAAATTGggaaaattagaataatttgGCGTCAACAGCGAcggagaaaagagagacttttatatatatatatatatatatatatatatgcacactaCTGATCTTTTTCTTCGCTGCTTTACTATGATCTTCGGTGGATACAACGTCTAAACTTTGTGTGATATGTTTAATCAGTTGGGTGTTTTCTTTGAAGTGATCCTAATTTTGTAACTTGATCCTTCGTTTGCAGTCCGACGATCGATATGATTTTGGCAATAAAGCTAATCGTACctacaagaaaaataaataatatataatatatatttcattcaaTTCTGTATTTCTATCTTGCGCATTTcattgtttaaaaaaaaattgcataataATATGCCTAGTTTAGAATATATCTATAGAATCACGTTAGGAAACTAAATTTTTTCTCTGATTTCTTTCCTCAATAATCTCTCgatctaaaatatatttgaatcGTTCTGCTTGATTGTGATAATCTCTCCACTGTGGAAGTTCTGACTGCTGGGCCGGCCGGCCATTCAAAGTTAATTATGGATCCGACTCACTACTGAGAATCCGTTCTTCCGATTGCTTGAATCTTTCTGTTCTCTTGAATCCGCATGCCGCCGGCCAACTCGTATAATTTCCTTCTTATTGCCTACGATATTTCCTTCTTGCTGGAGTTTGTTTTATAGTCGACAATCCACATGCCTAAATTAACTTGTTGCCACAGGTTTGCTTGTTATCTGGTCTAGTGGATTATGAGCTTAGACCCCTTTTTGCTATATAGTTCCGTTTAATTGAGAATCGAGGTTAATCGGCATGGTTGCCAGGAGTATTCCATAATCAGGGTTCCCAAGTGCTGTTTACCGAGGCGCTCATTGTCACTGCCTAATAGAATTGTGCTTTGATTGACTCTGAACAGCGAAACCACTTGAGTCGGGGTGGAACTTTATCATCTTCAAAGACTTGCATCCTAATCCTGTTGAGACAAGAATCATGGAGGAAATCGACGAGGACATTCTTGTTGATATTCTCTCGAGGTTACCGGCACGGCCCTTGGGCCAATTAAAGTCGACAAATAAAAGGTGGTACAGATTGATTTCTGATCCATACTTTGTCAAATTGCACTTGGAGCGCTCAAAGAAAGACACCACGGGTGCTCGTCAGAAAGTCCTTAAAGTCAGCAATCGTTTCTGTTGGAAGCAGCAGGGGATTGATACTGAATTTGTTGGTTTCAAGCTATTCGAGAGCGGCGGCCAGGAGATGGCCATTCCTTACCATCGGGACCCAATTACTTGGCCATTCCAGCCACTAAAAAGTGTAAAAATTGGAGGTTCGTGCGATGGACTGATATGTCTAGTTATTCATTCTGGTCATCGTCCCACCATCCGTCTGTGGAACCCAACTACTAGTGAGTACAGGGAGTTGCCGAATGTCTGCCATCGCCGTGAACCTAACCCTGTGCATGAGTATTGGCACTCCTCCATATTTGGCCTCGGATATGATTCTGGGGCAGATGACTACA of the Punica granatum isolate Tunisia-2019 chromosome 6, ASM765513v2, whole genome shotgun sequence genome contains:
- the LOC116212075 gene encoding uncharacterized protein LOC116212075, translated to MEEIDEDILVDILSRLPARPLGQLKSTNKRWYRLISDPYFVKLHLERSKKDTTGARQKVLKVSNRFCWKQQGIDTEFVGFKLFESGGQEMAIPYHRDPITWPFQPLKSVKIGGSCDGLICLVIHSGHRPTIRLWNPTTSEYRELPNVCHRREPNPVHEYWHSSIFGLGYDSGADDYKEVMMPEVDTEFPGLGILDGCLCIYTARFDLPWNGHFEAWTMKEYGAKKSWAKMISISMIEPPCVNIVQFLSLRNGKVHLAGCTADRTLTVLYDKDKGVGPLLLNNDYHFSDNNNWSYFLSTVCEESLVSPYRGAGVTERAGGNEGR